In Leptospira licerasiae serovar Varillal str. VAR 010, the sequence AAAAGTAGATAAACCTTAAGGGACAAATTTTTCCCAACGAACTCTGTTCGTTCTGCAAATTCGAAATCCAGGTCCTTAAAATTCGGACGAAATTCCCTTGGAAAATCCGCTTTTCCCAAAAAAGTGAGCAAAAACTCGCAATTGGATTGTGATTCTTAAAAAGAAATCACCCGACCTGGAACTATGAATTCGAATCCAAAGATCCTTTTCAGACTCATCCCGATCGTATCGCTATTCTCCCTATTCTCTTTTTGCAATCAGGCAAACCCGATCAATTTGGACGGCAGCAGCAGTGCTGCCGGCGTTCTTTTGAATGTTGTTTTACCGAATATCATCGGAGCTGAGATAATTCCGGAAGGTCTTCCGCAACTTTCGTCTAACGTTATTTACGATGCTGGGAATACCTATATAGATCTTACTTTTTCGGAACAAAGCACCGTAGACGAAAATTTTACGATGCAAATCGAAAGTTATACTACTGTTTCCTCACCGAGTTTTGTCGGTTATAATACTTTTACTCTTCCTGCAAATACGGGCACTTATTCTGTAGGTTTTGCGTTAAATGCAGATGATGATAACTGCTTAGATCGTGCAGGAGACAAATTCAGTTTCAGAATTACGAAAGATTCCACAGGAGATACTTTCGTATATGACGTAACTGTAAAGGACGGAGATTATTGTATTTTCGAATCTTCTGCCAAATCCCTGGCCCAATTGGGTGGACTAGGTGCAATGGACAATCATTGTAAAAACTTAGCAAGCGGGAAAGGTCTCCCTAGAAACCCAGCCTATTATAAAGCTATGGTTGGCGCTCTATCCGCTACCTACGGAGATAGAAATCCGGGAGAGACTCTGTCTTCTACTTCTTTCTTCCGGGCAAATAAGAGGTACGTTCGTAAACAAGGAAATGGAACTTGGGTAAAAGTCTTTTCGATTGGCGGGACCTGGCCCCTAAGTTCCGATTTTGATAATCCTTTGATAGATTTGGGAGATTATTGGACAGGAATGCATTCCGGTTGGGGCAGAATGGATAGCAACACCTGTCTCAATGGCTCCGAAAGTTGGACAAATTCGAGTAATTCTTCCAGCGGAAACTTAGGCACTTCGAGCGTAGTGACCGGAGACGCGGCTTATCGGACTCTAGATGCTTGTGATTCCCCTTTGACATTGCCGTTTATTTGCGTTTATTCTCCGGATTGATCTAAAAAATCGTTCAATTTTTTTCCCGCCTGGCTGTTTTCATACTTTAAGGGGTATTTTCCTCTGAGAGATCGGGCGGGTGCGAATATGAAAGGATCTAAATCATTAAGGACGGCTTTCATTTTATTATGTCTTACTTTGTGGATTTCCAAATGTAATAATGCTGAATCCA encodes:
- a CDS encoding DUF1554 domain-containing protein — encoded protein: MNSNPKILFRLIPIVSLFSLFSFCNQANPINLDGSSSAAGVLLNVVLPNIIGAEIIPEGLPQLSSNVIYDAGNTYIDLTFSEQSTVDENFTMQIESYTTVSSPSFVGYNTFTLPANTGTYSVGFALNADDDNCLDRAGDKFSFRITKDSTGDTFVYDVTVKDGDYCIFESSAKSLAQLGGLGAMDNHCKNLASGKGLPRNPAYYKAMVGALSATYGDRNPGETLSSTSFFRANKRYVRKQGNGTWVKVFSIGGTWPLSSDFDNPLIDLGDYWTGMHSGWGRMDSNTCLNGSESWTNSSNSSSGNLGTSSVVTGDAAYRTLDACDSPLTLPFICVYSPD